CCGAGCGCGCCGCGTTGTCTCACCTCGTCCATCAGCGCATCCACTTCGGGGTACGCGCGCCGTACAACCGGCTCGAAGTCGTTAGCCAGCAGTGGAGCAAGGATCTCCGGCGAGGTGATCCCCGCCCACGCTTGCGCGAGTCGCTCCGTAGCCGCGCCCATCGTACACGCGTCTTTGTCCAATAGCCCAAACGCCTCCGGCGTAGGCACGCCGTGCGACGGCTTTGCCAGGCAGAACCATATCGGCGGCAGGTCTGGCAGCGGGGTGAGATGCTCGCCTCGTCCACGACCCCTTGCAGCGCCCCCGACCAGGAAGAAGGCCACATCGCTGCCGAGACACGCGGCGTGACGCGCGAGGCGGGTGACGGGCACGTCCAAGAGCCGGGCGCCTGCGAGTAGCGCCGCAGCGCAGTCCGAGCTTCCTCCCCCGAGGCCCGCTCGCTCAGGGATGCGCTTCTTCAGTCGAACCGACCACGGAGCTTCCGCGTCCAGCCGCCGTAGCGCGCGCGTCACCAGGTTGTCCTCGGGCAGTACCGGCCCGCCGGAGAGGTCCACGACGAGATCGTCCCGCAGGTCTACGGCTTGGAAGATCGTATCGATTGCGTGGTATCCATCCCCTCCCAGAGGCCCGATGTCCAGCGTGAGGTTGATCTTGGCGGGGGGCTGCATCATCAGCGCATCACCTCTGCTACCACGGCGAGGGCGATCAAGGCGACTACCGCAACGCTTCGAATCAATGCCGCGCTACCCTGGACGGCTCCCGACAAGATCAACGCGACCAGCGGAGTGCCAATCAGCGTCCACACTCCCACGGAGGCCACCCAACCTGCCGCTGCACTGCTTACCGCGTATAGCAACCCGCCCGCCAGCAGTGCCATGGTGGATGCAGTCAATCCTATCACCAAGACACCCTTGCACCAGGTCGCGTCTCTATCCAAG
The Fimbriimonadia bacterium genome window above contains:
- the ispE gene encoding 4-(cytidine 5'-diphospho)-2-C-methyl-D-erythritol kinase; the encoded protein is MMQPPAKINLTLDIGPLGGDGYHAIDTIFQAVDLRDDLVVDLSGGPVLPEDNLVTRALRRLDAEAPWSVRLKKRIPERAGLGGGSSDCAAALLAGARLLDVPVTRLARHAACLGSDVAFFLVGGAARGRGRGEHLTPLPDLPPIWFCLAKPSHGVPTPEAFGLLDKDACTMGAATERLAQAWAGITSPEILAPLLANDFEPVVRRAYPEVDALMDEVRQRGALGAVLCGSGSAIAALTTDEEQARRMAEALEAEGYWARAVRTLRRDEWP